In Bradyrhizobium sp. 200, the sequence AATTTCGTCCGTGGCATACAGTATATTAATAGGCGTTACAATCACATAGCGGCCCACAATTCTTCTCTGCGGGGGCCAAGGATGGGATTGAAAGGAAGAGACTTGTCTCAGGACCGCGTCGCCAGCACCACGCCCGCGAGCGTCAACACCAGCGCCACGATCTGCGTCAGCCCGAGCGGCTCGCCGAGCGCCATTGCCGAGGCGACCACGCCGATCACCGGCACCGCCATCGTGCCGATCGCCGCGACCGAGGCCGGCAGGCGCGCCAGCGCGGCAAACCAGCTCACATAAGCGATGCAGAACTGGATCACGGTCGCATAGACGAGCAACCACCAGCCGAGTTCTGTCACCTTCTCGATATGCGTGGTCTCGATGGCGAAACCGATGATGACGATCGGAAAACATCCCAGCCCGATCTGCCAGGCGGCGGCCGGGATCGGCGGCAGCGGCACCGGCAGTTTCTTCGCCAGCACCGTGCCGAGCGCAAAGCCGAGCGCGCCGCACAGCGCCATCACCATGCCCGGCAGTTTTGCCGCGGTCGCGCTAAACCCGTTGCCGCCCATGATGACGGCCAATCCCGCAAACGCCATCACCAGCGCCACCGTGCGCAGGATCGTCGGCCGCTCGCCGAGCACCGGCCAGGCCAGCAGCGAGGCCCACACCGGCATGGTGTAGGCGATCAGCGCCGCCTCGCTCGCCGGCAGCCAGAGCAGCGCCAGCCCCATCAGCACCATCCAGCCCGTGACGTTGAGCAGCGCCGCCAGCATCAGCCGCGGCCACAGATGGCGCTCGACCTTCAGGCTCTGGGAGCGCGCCAGCGCGAGCACCGCCAGCAACAGCGCGCCGATCACACCGGTCGAGCCGCGCAAGGT encodes:
- a CDS encoding DMT family transporter encodes the protein MTDSKPTAPARIAPAGLMFLAITSVGWGFNWPVTKYLLSELPPLTLRGSTGVIGALLLAVLALARSQSLKVERHLWPRLMLAALLNVTGWMVLMGLALLWLPASEAALIAYTMPVWASLLAWPVLGERPTILRTVALVMAFAGLAVIMGGNGFSATAAKLPGMVMALCGALGFALGTVLAKKLPVPLPPIPAAAWQIGLGCFPIVIIGFAIETTHIEKVTELGWWLLVYATVIQFCIAYVSWFAALARLPASVAAIGTMAVPVIGVVASAMALGEPLGLTQIVALVLTLAGVVLATRS